The following coding sequences lie in one Mycobacterium gordonae genomic window:
- a CDS encoding PE family protein produces MRLMAVPEALATAAGDLAKIRTTVVAASATASIPTTELVSAAGDEVSAAITAVFSDYGRQFHALTTQATTFHEQFARTLVGAGQAYATAEVANASPLQLIEQQVLGAINAPTQLLVGRGLIGNGADGTAANPNGGAGGLLWGDGGNGYSSTTEAVAGGAGGAAGLIGHGGAGGIGGPGAAGGPGGNGGWLYGNGGNGGPGGAGTASGMVGGNGGNGGAAGLIGRGGGGGAGGAGAPGMPGTPGNYAITSSGDTGGIGAGGGNGGIGGAGGRLYGFGGAGGIGGEGGAGGVGGSGSDGFSPNPFYAPGSGGTDGGNGGDGGAGGQGGAGGAGGAAGLLGAPGVQGAGGSGGTGGAGGAAGNGGAGASGSPTFGSGSGGPGGAGGDPGVGGRGGEGGAGSVRGATGADGYSPTSGGDGGRGGDGVAAITPGGNGGNGGRGGDGGRYGNGGAGGDGAAAVTPGGHGGDGGRGGDGGHYGNGGAGGNGGNGGNGTAGETPSTLGADGTNGTAGGKGGDGGDGGQAGIEGTSGGQGGKGGDGGDGGSGGTGADGSLISENGKLGSGGNGGSGGNAGDGGAGGAGGGATHGTGGGGGAGGSAGKAGDGGTGGDGAAVPGETATGGNGGNGGTGGDSGVGGRGGRGGSGTEIGKSGPDGTSATAGRGGDGGNGGFLGRSLRGQAGGQGGQGGDGGRGGISATGGAGGNGGNGGGAGGPTVVEGNGGNGGSGGSGGDGRTGGAGGNGGDGGSSNGSTGPTLFIGGGGGDGGDGGTGSNGGGGDGGNGGKAGSSNSYSFKGRSGGAGGDGGNGTNGAGGHGGNGGDGGLSTNGPASDGGAGGNGGAGDNGGNGGAGGDGGRIGGGSRTAVPGGNGGHGGDGGLGKGATTGGLGGHGGNGGTGSSENQNIVGGRGGDGGTGGDGGDSEFGAGGVGGAGGTGGNGGSGRNLPGQLGSLGGPAGQPMGFIGGTGGTAGTGGKGGGT; encoded by the coding sequence ATGCGTCTAATGGCGGTACCTGAGGCACTGGCCACGGCGGCTGGCGACTTAGCCAAGATTCGCACGACTGTTGTTGCGGCCAGTGCAACCGCATCAATACCGACCACTGAACTCGTCAGTGCGGCCGGTGACGAAGTGTCGGCGGCAATCACCGCCGTGTTCAGCGACTACGGTCGACAGTTTCACGCGCTAACTACGCAGGCCACGACATTTCACGAGCAGTTCGCACGCACACTTGTTGGTGCGGGGCAGGCGTATGCCACGGCTGAAGTGGCCAACGCCTCCCCGCTTCAGCTGATCGAACAGCAGGTTTTGGGGGCGATCAACGCCCCAACCCAGCTGCTCGTTGGGCGCGGACTCATCGGCAACGGCGCCGACGGCACCGCGGCAAACCCTAACGGTGGTGCTGGTGGCTTGCTGTGGGGCGACGGCGGTAACGGTTACTCCTCGACCACCGAAGCGGTCGCGGGGGGTGCGGGCGGTGCGGCAGGGCTCATCGGCCATGGCGGCGCCGGCGGAATCGGGGGCCCTGGGGCGGCCGGCGGGCCGGGCGGTAACGGCGGCTGGCTGTATGGCAACGGCGGCAACGGGGGCCCTGGTGGCGCTGGCACCGCGTCTGGCATGGTCGGCGGCAACGGCGGCAACGGCGGCGCTGCCGGACTGATCGGGAGGGGCGGAGGCGGTGGGGCTGGGGGTGCAGGCGCGCCCGGCATGCCCGGTACGCCGGGTAACTATGCGATCACCTCATCAGGCGACACCGGCGGCATCGGTGCCGGCGGTGGAAACGGTGGGATCGGTGGGGCCGGTGGAAGGTTGTACGGATTCGGTGGAGCCGGCGGCATAGGCGGGGAGGGCGGAGCGGGCGGCGTAGGCGGGTCAGGCAGCGACGGTTTTTCACCAAATCCCTTCTACGCGCCCGGTTCGGGCGGGACGGACGGCGGCAACGGCGGCGACGGCGGGGCTGGTGGCCAAGGCGGTGCTGGCGGTGCTGGCGGAGCGGCTGGATTGCTCGGGGCGCCCGGCGTGCAAGGCGCCGGCGGCTCCGGGGGGACTGGCGGGGCCGGAGGCGCCGCAGGAAACGGCGGTGCCGGAGCCAGCGGCTCACCGACCTTCGGCAGCGGCAGCGGCGGGCCCGGTGGGGCTGGTGGCGACCCCGGGGTCGGTGGTCGAGGCGGCGAAGGCGGCGCTGGCTCCGTTCGGGGAGCTACCGGCGCCGACGGCTATTCGCCCACCAGCGGCGGCGACGGGGGCCGAGGCGGCGACGGCGTCGCGGCCATCACCCCTGGCGGCAACGGCGGCAACGGAGGCCGCGGCGGTGATGGCGGCCGATATGGCAATGGCGGGGCCGGCGGCGACGGCGCCGCGGCCGTCACCCCAGGCGGCCACGGCGGCGACGGTGGGCGCGGCGGCGACGGCGGCCATTATGGCAACGGCGGAGCCGGCGGCAACGGCGGTAACGGCGGCAACGGCACCGCCGGTGAAACCCCCTCGACCCTGGGCGCTGACGGCACGAACGGAACCGCGGGAGGCAAGGGCGGCGACGGCGGCGACGGCGGCCAAGCCGGCATCGAGGGCACTAGCGGCGGTCAGGGGGGCAAGGGCGGCGACGGCGGAGATGGCGGGAGCGGCGGCACCGGCGCAGACGGGTCATTGATCAGCGAGAACGGCAAACTCGGGAGCGGCGGCAACGGTGGAAGCGGCGGAAACGCCGGCGACGGTGGCGCCGGCGGCGCCGGGGGTGGTGCCACACACGGGACTGGCGGCGGGGGCGGCGCCGGCGGCAGTGCAGGCAAAGCTGGCGATGGTGGCACGGGCGGCGATGGTGCCGCCGTGCCCGGTGAAACTGCGACCGGCGGAAACGGCGGCAACGGCGGCACGGGCGGCGACTCAGGAGTGGGCGGGCGCGGCGGCAGGGGCGGCAGCGGCACAGAGATCGGCAAGAGCGGCCCGGACGGTACATCTGCTACCGCCGGCCGTGGCGGAGACGGCGGCAACGGAGGGTTCCTTGGTAGATCTCTCAGAGGGCAAGCCGGCGGCCAGGGCGGGCAGGGCGGCGACGGTGGCCGAGGCGGCATCTCGGCTACTGGCGGTGCCGGCGGCAACGGTGGCAACGGTGGCGGTGCTGGCGGTCCCACGGTCGTCGAGGGCAACGGCGGCAACGGCGGCAGCGGCGGCAGCGGCGGCGACGGCCGCACAGGCGGCGCAGGCGGCAACGGCGGTGACGGCGGCAGTAGCAACGGCTCTACTGGCCCGACGTTGTTCATAGGCGGAGGCGGAGGCGATGGCGGCGATGGCGGCACCGGCAGCAACGGAGGGGGTGGCGACGGCGGCAACGGCGGGAAAGCCGGCTCGAGCAATTCCTACAGCTTCAAGGGCCGTTCCGGCGGCGCAGGTGGCGATGGAGGAAACGGCACCAACGGAGCGGGTGGCCACGGCGGCAACGGCGGTGATGGCGGCCTTAGTACTAACGGTCCAGCATCCGACGGCGGCGCAGGCGGCAACGGCGGCGCCGGTGACAACGGCGGAAACGGCGGCGCGGGCGGCGACGGCGGCCGAATTGGCGGGGGTTCGCGTACCGCAGTGCCCGGCGGTAACGGCGGCCACGGCGGCGACGGCGGCCTGGGTAAGGGAGCCACAACCGGCGGCCTTGGAGGACACGGCGGGAACGGCGGCACTGGAAGCTCCGAGAACCAGAACATTGTGGGCGGGCGGGGCGGCGACGGCGGCACGGGTGGTGACGGCGGAGACTCCGAGTTCGGCGCCGGCGGCGTGGGCGGCGCCGGCGGCACCGGCGGCAACGGCGGCAGCGGGAGAAACCTGCCCGGCCAGCTTGGCTCATTAGGCGGTCCGGCGGGACAGCCCATGGGCTTCATTGGCGGCACTGGCGGTACTGCCGGCACCGGCGGAAAAGGAGGCGGTACCTGA
- a CDS encoding PE domain-containing protein: protein MSLVALPKALASAAGDLAVVRSSTVAASTAAATRTTGVVVAAGIEISVAIATLFRQGRQHRRRRRPGRRRQ from the coding sequence ATGTCACTAGTGGCGTTACCAAAGGCACTCGCTTCCGCTGCAGGTGATCTGGCCGTCGTGCGTTCGTCGACAGTGGCAGCGAGTACCGCCGCGGCGACACGCACCACCGGTGTGGTCGTGGCGGCCGGTATCGAGATATCCGTGGCGATCGCGACGTTGTTTCGGCAAGGGCGCCAGCACCGGCGGCGTCGGCGGCCAGGGAGGCGTCGGCAGTAA
- the ttfA gene encoding trehalose monomycolate transport factor TtfA: protein MVPLWFTLSALCFVGAAVLLYVDIDRRRGRSRRRRSWARSHGFDYERESADILYRWKRGVMSTVGDVSAQDVVLGQIRGEAVYIFDLEEVATVIALHRKVGTNVVVDLRLKGLKEPRESDIWLLGAIGPRMVYSTNLDAARRACDRRMVTFAHTAPDCAEIMWNEQNWTLVAMPIASTRAQWDEGLRTVRQFNDLLRVLPPLPAEAPQEEGEPEGRRNAAPGRPLAPAARAELPQRRAQADPIAGVMPDPARRAAEPVAREESRSEGTPRPPRTGRNGQQASNYQH from the coding sequence ATGGTCCCGCTCTGGTTCACGCTTTCCGCACTGTGCTTCGTCGGTGCGGCGGTTTTGTTGTACGTCGACATCGATCGACGTCGTGGGCGCAGCCGACGCCGCAGGTCGTGGGCGCGTTCGCACGGATTCGACTACGAACGCGAATCCGCCGACATCCTGTACCGCTGGAAGCGCGGTGTGATGTCGACGGTCGGCGATGTCTCGGCTCAGGATGTGGTTCTCGGCCAGATCCGCGGCGAGGCGGTCTACATCTTCGACCTCGAGGAAGTCGCCACGGTGATCGCGCTGCATCGCAAGGTGGGCACGAACGTCGTCGTCGATCTGCGGCTCAAGGGGCTGAAGGAACCGCGGGAGAGCGACATCTGGCTGCTCGGTGCGATCGGCCCGCGCATGGTGTACTCCACCAACCTCGACGCGGCCCGTCGGGCGTGCGACCGGCGCATGGTCACTTTCGCGCACACCGCACCGGACTGCGCCGAGATCATGTGGAACGAGCAGAACTGGACTCTGGTCGCCATGCCCATTGCCAGCACGCGCGCGCAGTGGGACGAAGGTCTGCGCACGGTGCGCCAATTCAACGACCTACTGCGGGTGTTGCCACCGCTGCCTGCCGAAGCCCCGCAGGAGGAGGGCGAGCCCGAAGGACGCCGCAACGCGGCGCCGGGCCGTCCGCTGGCCCCGGCCGCCCGCGCCGAGTTGCCCCAGCGTCGCGCTCAGGCGGACCCGATCGCCGGGGTGATGCCCGATCCGGCTCGCCGAGCAGCCGAGCCCGTTGCCCGTGAGGAGAGCCGATCTGAGGGCACTCCCCGTCCGCCGCGGACCGGACGCAACGGCCAGCAGGCCAGCAACTACCAGCACTGA
- a CDS encoding SDR family NAD(P)-dependent oxidoreductase: MPRPVALITGPTSGIGAGYARRYARDGYDLVLVARDAQRLEQLAGELESEAGSIEILPADLARAGDRDKVADRLADGVRVLVNNAGFGMSGEFWATDPADLQRQLDVNVAAVMHLTRAALPAMMDAGTGTVINIASVAGLLPGRGSTYSASKAWVISFSEGLANSLQGMGVGVHAVCPGYVHTEFHSRAGLDMASVPSFMWLEVDDVVRESLADIAGGKVVIVPGAQYKFLVATGRAMPRRLAMMFTKRFGGGRGRT, encoded by the coding sequence ATGCCTCGACCTGTTGCGCTGATTACTGGGCCGACCTCCGGCATTGGTGCCGGCTACGCGCGCCGCTATGCCCGGGATGGTTACGACCTGGTCCTGGTTGCCCGCGACGCGCAACGCCTCGAGCAACTGGCCGGCGAACTCGAGTCCGAGGCCGGCAGCATCGAGATCCTGCCCGCGGACCTGGCGCGGGCCGGCGACCGGGACAAGGTGGCCGACCGGCTTGCCGACGGAGTGCGGGTGCTGGTCAACAACGCCGGCTTCGGCATGTCCGGCGAATTCTGGGCGACCGATCCGGCGGACCTGCAGAGGCAACTCGACGTCAACGTGGCCGCGGTGATGCACCTGACGCGCGCCGCGCTGCCGGCCATGATGGACGCGGGTACCGGCACGGTCATCAACATCGCCAGCGTCGCCGGCCTGCTGCCCGGTCGGGGATCAACCTACTCGGCGTCCAAAGCGTGGGTGATCTCCTTCAGCGAAGGCCTCGCAAACAGCTTGCAGGGCATGGGCGTTGGCGTGCATGCGGTGTGTCCGGGCTACGTGCACACCGAGTTTCACAGTCGTGCCGGATTGGACATGGCTTCGGTGCCGTCGTTCATGTGGCTTGAGGTCGACGACGTCGTCCGGGAAAGCCTCGCCGACATCGCCGGCGGCAAAGTCGTCATCGTCCCCGGCGCGCAGTACAAGTTCCTGGTCGCCACGGGGCGGGCCATGCCGCGCAGGCTGGCGATGATGTTCACCAAACGTTTCGGCGGCGGTCGTGGCCGGACCTGA